The window TCCTCCTCCAGGAGTGGGAATGAAACTGACAACGGGTTGCGCATATATGCCATTCCAAATATGGGCTTGGTAATACGTCTGGAACATGAGTTCGCTGCTGCGGTTGAAGTCATTGGCATTGAGCCACGCCAGTGCCAGGCCTGCTCCGACGGAGTCGTCCGGCCGGCCCGGCACGAGGCCGAATGCTGTAAGTCCGCCACCAAGATATTCTCGGAAGGGCAGCGTGCTCGAGGTATTGGCTCCAAACTGGGCAAAGGCGCTGATCCCCGAATTGTCCTTTCCCGGGTGGCGCAGCCAGAGGCGCTGGGAACCGAACAGATAAAAACCGCTCGCGCCGGATTCGCTCGAGTTATTGCCGCCATTCATCTCCCCGGTTTGCAGCCAGCCTCCGAGTCCCGCGCTGCCGGGCAGGCCTGCGATTTCCCAGGCTCCGCCGATTTCGAGGATCTGAAAGTAATAACCGTTGAATTGCGGACCGAGCATACCCGTCTGGGCGCCCGAGGCCACGTTGCCATCGTAAAAGCCATAGGAAATGTAGGTTTCCCGGGTCGGCGCGACAGTCACGGTGACGCCACACGCGGAGTTGTAATAGCCCGGCATCACGCCGAGCAGGGTGGAATTCACAAACACCGGGGTAAACGCGAGGCCGGTCACCGCAGGGATCGCAAGCGCCTGGTCCTGCTCGGGCACGGGACGCAGGACGTTGTTGAAATCATCCGTGGGCACGAGCTTGCCGACGCGAAAGATCAGTTTCCCGTCAAAGAGCTCCTGCCGCCACCAAAGTTGATACAGCTCGGAGCGATCCAGCGGGTCGGGTCCGGGAAGCGAGTTGTACCCCTGTGCGCTTCCCGCCTGCTGGTTGGTGGCCTGTCCGTTGAACTGCAGAAACTCGATGCCGAACTCCCCGCCTTTCCAGCCGACGAGCTTTTCGGCATCCACGGCGAGGCCTGCGATGAACAGGCTGTTCCACGACCACCTGCCGGGATCGTTCCCCCCGGAGATCAGGTAATTCGTGTCGCCGACCCAGATGCCGCCGAGCCGGATTCCCCAGTCGGGGTTCAGGCCGAGCCACTCGGCGACCTGACCGGTGCCGGTGAAGGCGTCTGTGGCTCCAGGGTTGGAACTGATGCCGAGGCGACTCTCCTCGGCGTGACATACGAGGAGACCGGCCAGCGCGAGCACGGCGCAAACTGTGGAGCGGATGGGCACGTGGGGGAGTGACCGCCAGTGAGCGCGGAAATCACCCCGATGGCAAGAAGAACCGGCCTGTTTAGTCAAACAGGGCGGGGGAAGTCTTGGGATCAGGCAATCCCCAGGTCTTCCACAACCGGAGATATTCCTCGCGCGGGAGCAGCACGTAGTGCGGGTTGTCCCCCTTGCGCAGCCAGCGGATGAGCCGAACGATGGCGGGCTGAGTCATTACCGTGCAGCCAGCGGAGGGGCGGTCCGGTCCGCGCTGGATGTGAAAAAAAATGGCACTGCCTGCCCCGGGAACCGGCGGGTCGCTGTTGTGCCGGATCTCAACCAGCCAGCGATGCGGCGGATCGTCGAGCCGCATCTTCTGTTTTTCAAACCACGGCGGAGGGTTTGCCGGATCGATCACCACATGCTGGTTGTAGAGCGGGTTCAGCGGATCGTCTACCCAGGCGTCGGCTGCCGTGATGGTGTGAAAAGGATAGCTCGCGCCATCGGGCAAAGCCTTGTCGTAGGTGTAAATCGTGCCGAGGGCGAAGACACCCGCCGGGGCGCGCTTGTCTCGCTCGGCTTTGTGAATTCCCTGCTGCTCCTGGCCGAG of the Terrimicrobium sacchariphilum genome contains:
- a CDS encoding carbohydrate porin yields the protein MPIRSTVCAVLALAGLLVCHAEESRLGISSNPGATDAFTGTGQVAEWLGLNPDWGIRLGGIWVGDTNYLISGGNDPGRWSWNSLFIAGLAVDAEKLVGWKGGEFGIEFLQFNGQATNQQAGSAQGYNSLPGPDPLDRSELYQLWWRQELFDGKLIFRVGKLVPTDDFNNVLRPVPEQDQALAIPAVTGLAFTPVFVNSTLLGVMPGYYNSACGVTVTVAPTRETYISYGFYDGNVASGAQTGMLGPQFNGYYFQILEIGGAWEIAGLPGSAGLGGWLQTGEMNGGNNSSESGASGFYLFGSQRLWLRHPGKDNSGISAFAQFGANTSSTLPFREYLGGGLTAFGLVPGRPDDSVGAGLALAWLNANDFNRSSELMFQTYYQAHIWNGIYAQPVVSFIPTPGGGSDLDPAWALTMRVSVLF
- a CDS encoding L,D-transpeptidase family protein, translated to MRLLLLLLTLAVCQPVFALDSSVRQLIVSIAPTWDSSVGKLQLFERQKDTWMPVGEPVRVLYGKNGLAWGKGELGQEQQGIHKAERDKRAPAGVFALGTIYTYDKALPDGASYPFHTITAADAWVDDPLNPLYNQHVVIDPANPPPWFEKQKMRLDDPPHRWLVEIRHNSDPPVPGAGSAIFFHIQRGPDRPSAGCTVMTQPAIVRLIRWLRKGDNPHYVLLPREEYLRLWKTWGLPDPKTSPALFD